The window TGCCGGAGGCAGTGATATGAGCGACGAACCGGACGTGGATGAGATACTCCACCGGGCAGGGTTTTGCGCGGAGACGAGTGTTCTCACCAGACGACAAGCAGAGGTGCTGGCACTCCGCGAGCGGGGGGTTGCACAAACCGATATCGCGGACCGTCTCGGTACCTCGCGGGCGAACGTTTCCAGCGTCGAGGCGAGTGCCCGCGAAAACGTTCGCAAAGCACACGAAACAGTGGCGTTCGCGGAAACACTCCAGGCACCGGTTCGAATCGAAGTCGAACCGAACACGGACCTGTACGACGTGCCGTCGCGTGTGTACGACGCGTGCGACGAGGCAGGTGTGAAGGTAAACCACGCCGCACCGGAGCTGATGAAACGAATCAGCGACGAGGCGGGCAACGCCGTCGAAGGACGGGGAGTCCGAACGCCCTTGCTCATCGGCGTGACGCACGACGGTGAAGTGACGGTTCGCCAATCATCCCCCGAGGAGTTTTAGCAGTTCCCACGGATTTCGGAATATGGACCTCGATATAGAAGGTAACACGGCGTTAGTTACGGCGAGTTCGAGTGGACTGGGACTGGCGAGCGCGAAGGCGTTAGCCCGAGAGGGAGCGAACGTCGTCATCTGTGCCCGCAGTGAAGACGATCTAGCCGACGCGGAACGGGAAATCGAGGGAATGGGCGATGGCGCTGTTCTCTCGGTGCCGACGGATATCACCGATCCGGACGAAATCGAGACACTCATCGAGGCGACCGTCGAGGAGTTCGGCGGTCTCGATCACCTCGTGACCTCGGCGGGTGGGCCACCGAGCGGGCGGTTTCTCGACACTACCGAACGCGACTGGTACGCCGCCTACGATTTGCTCGTGATGAGCGTCGTCTGGCTGACGAAGCGCGCCTATCCATACCTCGCGGACAGCGATGCGGGTACGGTGGTGAACATCACCTCCACCAGCGTTCGGGAGGCGATCGACGGTCTCGTCCTCTCGAACGCGGTACGTCGGGGAGTCATCGGATTGATGAAAACCCAAGCTCGCGAGTTTGCACCTGACGTGCGAGTCAACGCGGTTCTGCCGGGCGCGCACGAGACACCCCGAATTCAGGAACTCGTGGAGGCGGCTCTCGAACGCGGTGAGTACGACAGCTACGAAGACGGACTCGCGGACTGGTCGAGCGACATCCCGATGAATCGAGTCGGCGACCCGATGGAACTCGGGGAAGCAGTCGCCTTCCTTTCAAGCGAAAGCGCGAGTTTCATCACCGGCGTCGCGCTCCCGGTAGACGGTGGTAGGCTCCGAAGTTAATGGGAGAGCAGACGTGATGGCGGATCCAAAGACGGTGGTGTCATGGAGCGGTGGAAAGGATGCTGCATACGCTCTCCTCGAATTGGGTACGGACAGCGTAGCTGAACTACTGACGACGATTTCGGAAAACGGACGTAGTAGTATGCACGGCGTGCGGCGGGAACTGTACGAGAAGCGAGCGGAGAGTATCGGGCTCCCAATTCGGTTCGTGGAGCTGCCACTGGCGTGTTCGAACGAGGAGTACGAATCACGGATGGCGAACGTGATGGCCGAGTATGAATCCCGTGGCATCGACCGTGTCGCCTTCGCTGACCTGTACTTGGAAGACATACGGCGGTATCGGGAATACCGGCTCGAAAAGACGAGTATTGACGGCTGCTGGCCGGTATGGAATCCGAACACGGAGGAACAAATCGAATCGTTTCTCGACGCCGGATTTCGCGCCACCGTCGTAGCAGTGGATGACTCACTGCTCGATTCCTCGTTCGTGGGCCGCGAACTTGACCCTGCTTTCCTCGCCGATTTACCCCGGGATATCGACCCGTGCGGCAAAAACGGGGAGTTCCACACGTTCGTCCGGGACGGCCCGATTTTCGACTCGTCGATATCGGTCGAAGACGGGAAGACGGTAACACGAGAGGTGGGCGACGGCGAATTTCACTACTGCGATTTGCGGTAAGTTCCGATTCCGTTACGACTCGATTTTCTCGAGTATTCGTTTGGCTTCGTCGCGGGCTTTCTCCTCGCCCGCCTGTTTTTTGATGAGGACGCTCTGGACCACCCAATCGTCGCTGTCCTCCCGTTTCCCGGTTCTGACTTCCGCCCCCGAAGAGACGTCCTGTGCGGCGTTTGCTGCCCAATCCGGCGTCCGAATCGTGTCGAACTCGTTCGGGTCTCGGAATCGAACGTGAATGTATTCGTCTTCCGTTTCGACCGATTGAACGGCTGGTGTGTCTGTCATAGCATGGGCTGTTCGACGAGGACAACAAGAAAATTGGTGGCTACTCAGAATGCGTCTTCCGTACGCAATCGCGAAACCACTTCGCGCACACGCTGTGCCTCTTCCTTCGGAACGACGAGAACACGATCGTCGAACGACACGACGATCAAATCATCCACACCGACGAGGCTCACGTGTTTGTCGCTGGCGACGACGTTCCCTGTCGCGTCGATACTCAGCGCATCGCCGAGAACTGTATTTTCCCCGGGAACGAGTCGTTCCAGTGCGTCCCACGATCCGAGGTCGTCCCACTCGAAATCGGCGGGGACGATGTATGTGTCGTCAGTTCGTTCCATCACGGCGTAATCGACACTCACAGGTTCGACTGTGTCGAATCCGTGTTCGGCATCGCCATCTTCGAGCGCGGTAACGAGTGGTTCGAGTGGGGAGTCGCGGGCCTCTCGCAGGAACGCGTTTGGCGTCCACGCAAACAGTCCCGCGTTCCAGTAGAAACAATCCTTTACGAACTGCTCTGCGGTTTCAGCGTCGGGTTTTTCTCGAAATTGAGCAACGTCAAAGTAGTCTTCGTGCTCCGTACCGGGTTCGATGTACCCGTATCCTGTCGCAGGGCGAGTGGGTTCGATTCCCACAGTGACAACCCCCTTCGTTTCCACTGCAACTGATACGGCATGGCGAGCAGTGGATTCGAAATCACCCGCGATGTGGTGGTCACTCGGCATGCAAAGGAGGACACAGTCGCCGATTTGTTCGCGGATTCGGTGGGCCGCATACACGAGTGCTGGGCCGGTGTCTTTCGGTTCCGGTTCGACCAGCACGCCGGCTTCGGGAACGTGTTCGCGCACGAGGTCGGCGTGTGCTGCGGCAGTGCAGACGAACACTTCGTCGGCGAAGCCGGCGCGTTCGACGGTTTGGGCCAGCAGGGAGTCGTCTCCAAGAAGCGAGAGGAACTGCTTGGGACGGTCGCTTCTGCTCGCCGGATATAGTCGCGTTCCGGTTCCACCGGCCATGATGAGTGCGACGAGCGGGCGAGTCATACGAAAGGGAACGATAGGTGATGGCAAAAATCGGTCTATCGGTGCTCACGGGAGTTACGACAGTTCCGGTAATCGTTGTCAGGCTGCACTCGCAAAAACAAGTCGGCTTAGGCGCCGCGTGCTTCCGTTTCGGACGGAGCTTCTTTGCGGGCCGCAGTTCTGGTGCCCTGTGCCATGAACATCATCGAGACGCCAGTGACGAGGAGGTTCACTCCGAAGAGGAGTCCAACCGCCCACAGCGCAGTTCCGGGGAATCCGGCCCAGATGATTCCGGCGATAACCAGCGCGAGGACGCCACTCACGACGAGCGCACCCCAGCCTTTGTCACCGCGAGCTTGGAATCCCATGACGATTTCGAGGATGCCCTCCACGAACAGGAACGCCACCACAAGGATGGTCAGCGTCGTTAGTCCGAGGACCGGGTTCGACAGAAGCGCAATACCGGCGATGGCGTAAACGACCGCGAGTAGCGCTTGTATGACGAATCGCTTCCAGCCACCCGAGAAGGCGTGTGCGACGTGAACGAGAGCGCCG of the Haladaptatus caseinilyticus genome contains:
- a CDS encoding HdeD family acid-resistance protein, yielding MSTKVESGAEMVSNASETSWRASMGAGAIIAVIGVLAILSPFVAGVSLSILLGALLIVGALVHVAHAFSGGWKRFVIQALLAVVYAIAGIALLSNPVLGLTTLTILVVAFLFVEGILEIVMGFQARGDKGWGALVVSGVLALVIAGIIWAGFPGTALWAVGLLFGVNLLVTGVSMMFMAQGTRTAARKEAPSETEARGA
- a CDS encoding Tfx family DNA-binding protein, which produces MSDEPDVDEILHRAGFCAETSVLTRRQAEVLALRERGVAQTDIADRLGTSRANVSSVEASARENVRKAHETVAFAETLQAPVRIEVEPNTDLYDVPSRVYDACDEAGVKVNHAAPELMKRISDEAGNAVEGRGVRTPLLIGVTHDGEVTVRQSSPEEF
- a CDS encoding SDR family oxidoreductase; translated protein: MDLDIEGNTALVTASSSGLGLASAKALAREGANVVICARSEDDLADAEREIEGMGDGAVLSVPTDITDPDEIETLIEATVEEFGGLDHLVTSAGGPPSGRFLDTTERDWYAAYDLLVMSVVWLTKRAYPYLADSDAGTVVNITSTSVREAIDGLVLSNAVRRGVIGLMKTQAREFAPDVRVNAVLPGAHETPRIQELVEAALERGEYDSYEDGLADWSSDIPMNRVGDPMELGEAVAFLSSESASFITGVALPVDGGRLRS
- a CDS encoding mannose-1-phosphate guanylyltransferase, which codes for MTRPLVALIMAGGTGTRLYPASRSDRPKQFLSLLGDDSLLAQTVERAGFADEVFVCTAAAHADLVREHVPEAGVLVEPEPKDTGPALVYAAHRIREQIGDCVLLCMPSDHHIAGDFESTARHAVSVAVETKGVVTVGIEPTRPATGYGYIEPGTEHEDYFDVAQFREKPDAETAEQFVKDCFYWNAGLFAWTPNAFLREARDSPLEPLVTALEDGDAEHGFDTVEPVSVDYAVMERTDDTYIVPADFEWDDLGSWDALERLVPGENTVLGDALSIDATGNVVASDKHVSLVGVDDLIVVSFDDRVLVVPKEEAQRVREVVSRLRTEDAF
- a CDS encoding adenine nucleotide alpha hydrolase encodes the protein MADPKTVVSWSGGKDAAYALLELGTDSVAELLTTISENGRSSMHGVRRELYEKRAESIGLPIRFVELPLACSNEEYESRMANVMAEYESRGIDRVAFADLYLEDIRRYREYRLEKTSIDGCWPVWNPNTEEQIESFLDAGFRATVVAVDDSLLDSSFVGRELDPAFLADLPRDIDPCGKNGEFHTFVRDGPIFDSSISVEDGKTVTREVGDGEFHYCDLR